The genomic interval GTGCTGCGTGAGACGCTCGCCGCCGCGCTCGCGCCCGGCCTGGACATGCGCGCGATCGTGACGGCGACGGTGGCCGCGATCTTCGACTTCGCCGACAATCATCCGCGCAGTGCCGCCCTGCTGTCCGGCGCCGCCGTCGCCGAGGAACCCGCGGCGCAGCGCATGGCGCACCAGGCCGCGACCATCTGCACCGACACCCTCGAGCAGGCGCTGGCGCCGTATCGGCTGCCGCGCGCCGAGCAGGGCTGGCTGATCACGACGGAGTTGGTGGCGATCGCGCAGTCGTGTGCGCGGGACTGGGTGGTCACCGGTAAGGCACTGCCCAAACACGAGGCCGTGGCCACGACGGCCGGGCTGTGCTGGACCGGCCTGGCCGGTGTCAGGTTGGCGCCGCGCGCTCGCCTGGACCGGATGCCGTAGTCAGAACGCGATACCGCCGCCGATCGAGTGCAGCGGTGACCAGTCGTCCTGGCGTGGTCGATGCGCGTGGATCCGGTGCAGCGTGCCGGCGGCGGTCGACAGGAACGGCGCCAGCCGATCGCCGGTGCACACCGGAAAGGTGCCGGGGTGCTCGGCGTAGAGGGTGACCACGCCTTCGATGTCGGTGTCGGTGTCGGTGTCCGGGATCAGCGGGTGGCAGTACAGCGACCGCACGCCCAGCATCAGCATCTCGTCTCGGTATGCGGCGTCCCACTGCGATTCCAGGGCCAGGTCGGCGACCAGCACGGGACGACGGTGCGCGGCCACGTCGTGCCCGGGGCTGCGGAGGTGGACCAGCTGTACTTCTTCGAGCAGGTGAGCACGGTGACTGGAGGCCACGGCCGCGTACAGGATGCCGCCCTCGATCGAGGCGATCCCCACCATCGGCTGCCCCGGCACGGTGTCGCAGACCGCCGCGGCCAGTCGCAGGCACACGCCGCACAGCTCGGGGTGGGAGTCCGGCGAGCCTTCGGGATGCATGGTGTTCGACATCGGACACGCTCCGTGGGACGGTTACGGGGACGCCGCGCCGGTCACATAGTTCATGACCCACCCCACGATAACACCGACCGGTCGGCATGCCGGAAATCCCGCCGGTCGGCCGATCGCGGCGGCACAATGTCGCGATGCGAATATTTGCCCGGGTGTTGCAGGCTGTCGTTGCCGGTGTGCTGGTGGTGGCCGGTGGCCACGCCGCCGCCGTGGCCGTGCCGATCACGAGCGTCGCGAGTAGTGGACTGCCTTCCTGGTCGGCGCCCGAGCCGGAGGGGGTACAAGCGGCGGGGGCGGCGTTGGCCGACGGGTTCACCGGGGCGATGCGGTGGTCGCGGGAGGTGCACACCCCGGCGCCGATCGGCAGCATCGCGAAGGTGATGACGGCGTTGGTGGTGATCGACTCCGGCGACCTCGAGCGCCCCGTCGAGGTGCCGGAGGGAATCATCCCCTACGACAACAAGTTCGGGGCGAGTACGGCGGATCTGGTTCCGGGCGAGACGCTCTCGGCGCGGCAGCTGCTGTACGCACTGATGTTGCCCTCCGGTTGCGACGCCGCTTACGCGCTGGCCGAGGCGTACGGTCCCGGGCAGGCGGCGTTCGTCGACAGGATGAACGACAAGGCGCGGCAATTGGGCTTGGGTGGTACGCATTTCAGCGATCCCAGCGGGCTGCCGTACCCGACCGGCCACTCCACCTTCGCCACTCCGGCGGATCTGATCAGGCTCGGCATGCACGCGATGACGCTGCCCGTGTTCCGCGAGATCGTCGGGTCCGCGACCTACCACGTTCCGGCCGGGCCGGACAACCGCGAGCACTTCTGGGAGACAACCAATCTGCTGTTGGGTGACTACCCCGGCACCGTCGGCATCAAGACCGGCTCCACCGACGCCGCGGGGACGTGCCTGCTGTTCGAGGCGGTCCGCGCCGGAGTGCCGTTGATAGGTGTGGTGCTGCACAGCTCGCCCGACAGTGCGGCGGCCGCGGCGGAGGACGCCGAGCGAATGTTGAACTGGGGCTACGGGCCGATCGCGGGTGCGCTGCCGTTCAGTTGGTCGCTAGGGTGATGCCATGGGTCCCGCGAAGATCGTGATCGTCGGCGGTGGTTTCTCGGGTGTCGAGTGCGCCCGCTATCTGGAACGTCATCTGCGTCCGGAAGAAGCGTTCGTCCAGCTCGTCACCCCCGATGCCGGTCTGCTCTATCTGCCGCTGCTACCGCAGGTCGCGTCGGGGGTGCTCAATCCGCGGTCGATCTCGGTGTCGTTGCGGCGGGTGCTGCGCCGCACCGAGGTGGTGCCCGGCATGGCGATCGGGGTGGATGCGCGGAAACGGCAGGTCGTGGTGCGGCGCTCGGCGGGCGCCGAATGTGCGCTGGACTACGACCATCTGGTGCTGGTGCCGGGCAGTATCACGCGGGTGCTCGATGTGCCCGGATTGCACGAGCACGGCTTCGGCATGAAGACCCTCGCGCAGGCGATGTTCCTGCGGGACCACGTATTACAGCAGTTGGATGTGGCGGCGATGCGCGGCGAGGAGGACGAGGACCGCGAACGGCTGCACTTCGTCACCATCGGCGCGGGCTACGCCGGCACCGAGACCACCGCGGTGCTCAACAAGGTCACGCAGGCCGCCGCGCGCCGCTACTTCCCGAAACTCGAATCCGGCATGGTGCGCTGGCATCTGGTCACTCGCGGCGACCGGATCATGCCCGAACTCGGTGAGCGGCTCGGCGAGGAGGTCAAGCAGAACCTGGCCGAGCGCGGCGTCGAACTGATCTGCGGCGCCTCCGCGAAAGAGGTTACGGCGCACGGGGTCCGGCTCACCAACGGACGATTCATCCCGTCGCGCACGGTGTTGTGGACGGCCGGGGTCGAACCCAGCCCGCTCGCAGGGCATTTGGGTGCGGCCACCGACAAGGGCCGCATCGTCGCGGCCGCCGATCTCACCGTGCCGGGCCTCACCGGCGTGTGGGCGTGCGGGGACGCGGCCGCGGTACCCGACCTGACCGCCGAGGACGGCGCCATCTGCGCGCCCACCGCCCAGCACGCCATGCGACAGGGCCGCCACCTGGGCAAGAATCTGGTGACCGAGCTCCGCGGCCGGGGGCGCACGCCGTACCGGCATCCGGATCTCGGCCTGGTCGTCGACCTCGGGGGCAAGGACGCGGTGGCGCGGCCGCTGAAGATCGGATTGCACGGTATTCCCGCGCAGGCGGTGACCCGCGGCTACCACCTGTTGGCGCTGCGCACCATCGTCGCGCGTGCCCGGGTGGCCTTCGACTGGACCGTCCACGGCCTCAGCGGGGACGACTTCCTGCGAATCGGCTACGGCGACTACGACACTCACACCATCCGGGGCTTCGAGCAGACCGACTGCTATCTGCCCGCCGAGGAGATTCCGGCGGCGCTGGAGGCACTCGGGGACGCGGCCAACTGAGCGTTAAGTTTCTCGTAAGCCCCGCTGGATACAAGTATGAGGCGGTACGGGCGTGGGATCGCTCCGGCCTCAACAGTCTTGTGACACCGGAGAGAACAGGAAATCATGTCGTACCCGTACCACCAGCAGGGGCACTATCCTCAGGTGCCGCCGGGCGGCCATCCCCAGCACTACGGTTATCCGCCTGCGCCATATGGTTATCCGTCCCCGCCTCCCGGATATCCGCAACCCGTCGCCAGCGCGGTGCCCGCGGTGTGCGCCGGCCTGCTGTTCGGGCTGTGCTCGGTGCTGTGCTTCGTGTTCGCGGTTCCCGGATTCGACGGTGCCAAGGTCAGCAGTATGACCCGACTGATGGCGCTCATCGGTCAGGCGTTCTCCGAACATACGACGCGCAATATCGATTTCGGCGTTTCCGTGACGATGACGATCGGTGGCATAACGGCCCTGCTGGCGGTGCTGTTGATGTGCAGACTCGGCTTCGCTCGCTGGTTGCTGATCGTGCTGAGCGTCCTGGTCGCCGCGTACTACATCTACGCGCTGGTGCGGCTGGCCGACCTGGGCGCGCCGTCGAAGTTCTACACCTGGATCGTGGTGGCCCTGATCGGCTGGACCTCGGCCGGAATTCTCGCCGCCCTGCCCGCCACCGGCCGCGCCATGCGCGGCTATCGCCCGCCCGTCGCCCGGTGGTGATCGAAGGTCAGGCGCGGGCCTCGCGGGTGCGCTCGGTCCGCCGCGCCCCGATCCGCCGACTCGCGTGCTCGAGAATGCAGTCGAGGCCGTACTCGAAATCGTGATCGTCGGGCGCGCTGCTCTCGTAGAAGGCGCCGGCCCCGGTCGCCGCCTCCTTGTTCTTGTCGTAAAGGCGTTGGAGCACAACGGTTCCGCGGATGTGTAACTGCACGGCGGAATAGGTGTCGACCGCATCCTCCGACGGCAACCCGGCCTCGACCAAGCTGTCGATCACCCGCTCGGTCTGCTGGGCGCCGACCTTCGCGGCGGCGGGGCTCAGGGCCGACCTGATCAGAATGAGGTCGCACAGAATCGGGTTGTCCCGGAACGCCTTGCGCATCGTGCGGGCGTGGCGGCGCATCGACTCCTGCCAGTCGGCGGCCTGGACGAACGGGGTGACGAGGTCGGCGAACTGCTCCAGCGCCCGGTCGGTCATGGCGTCGAGCAGGTCGTCCTTCTTGCGGAAATACCAGTAGATGCTCGTCACCCCGACATCCAGATGCTTGCCCAGCATCGGCATGCTCAGATTGTCCAGCGAGACCTGCTCCGCGAGTTGGAAAGCCCCGTCGAGAATGTCCTCGGGATTGAGGGACCCGCGCTCGCGCCGCGGACGCTTCTCGACGGTTGCCCGCTTGGCCATGTCTGCGACTACCTCCGTGAAATTCTCTCGGCGCGACCGGTTGCCGATTCCGGTGTGAACAGGCGACGAAGATGATCGTTTCCCCAACTGTAAACCATGCCGCTAGGCATTCGCGAACGCTGTCCCGACGATTGCCGGAGCTGGGCACAGATAGTTGCTGTCGATTCGCTGATTCGGGGATCGACGGTATTCTCGGGAGGGCGGAGCGGTCCGGGTACCTCTCGGGGGATGCCGACCGACCCGCGCAGCAGTGGACCTGGGCGTGACGGCACGAGCTTGGAGGGCTGATGTTGCACACCGATATTCCCACGCGCGGCGAGGTGCGGCGGCTGGTGGCGGAGACCGACCCCTGGAGTGTGTCGATCTACACGCCGACCGAGGGCGACCCGGCGTCGCCGGACGGTAGCCGGATCGCCTTCACGAATCAGGCGCGGGAGGCGCTGGAGCGGATCTCCGACCGGGCGGCGCAGGAGGCGCTGCGCGAGGAGCTGGACGACCTGGCCGACGACGCGGACTTCTGGCGCTTCCAGTCGAATTCCCTTGTGGTACTGGGTACTCCGCAGCGCGTGCGGACCTATCGGGTGCCCAATCGGCTGCCCGCGGGCGTATTCGTCGGGGATCGGTTCCACACCAAGCCGCTGTTGCGGGCCACGACGTTCCCGCAGACGGCGTTCGTGCTCGCGCTCTCCGAAGGGGCGGTACGGCTGATCGAGGTGGCGGCGGACGGTGGCGCCGAGGAGGTGCGGGTACCGGGATTGCCGGCGAGCGCGGCCGACCACGCGCGCAAGGCCTCGCTCAGCGGCCGCGCGCCGAAGGGCCGGATTCAAGGGACCGAGGGCCGCAAACTGCGGGTCCGGCAGTACGCGCGAGCCGTCGACCGGCAGTTGCGCGATGTGCTGGCGGGCCGGGACGTCCCGCTGATCCTGGCCGCGACCGAGCCGATCGATGCGCTGTACCGATCGGTCAACAGCTACCCGGTGCTGCTCGACGAATCCCTGACCGGCAATCCGGAGCAACTCTCCGACGCCGAACTCGGGACGCGCGCCCGTGAGATCCTGGACGAGTACTACGCCGCGGAAATCGCCGAGCTGCGGGACCTGTTCGAGCGGCGGCGCGGCGAGGGCCGGGCCGCCACCGATCTCGCCGACATCGCCCGCGCGGCCACCTTCGGCATGGTGGACACGCTCCTGGCGGATATCGATGTCACCGTGGCGGGTTCGATTTCCGACGGCGGCGAGGTCACCTTCGCCGACCGGTCCGAGGTGGGCGCGCCCGGCGTGGTGGACGAGATCTGCCGCCGCGTGCTGCAGGCCGACGGCCGGGTATTCGCGGTGCGCGCCGCGGACATGCCCGAGAGCGCCGCGGCCGCGGCCATTCTCCGTTACGCGCCGTGATCACGCCACGTCGTGCGGCGGGAGCGCGAATTGCCAACTGCCGCAACCTAGTCCGTGACGCGGTTGCCGGTGTACTGCCGCACCAGCATGGTGAGGCCGGTGATCAACAGGACCGCCAGCGGCGCCAGCGGCAGGTAGGAGACCGCGACGATCGGTTCCGGTAGTGCCAGCGCGACGATGGTGGCGAGCACGGTCGCGGTGAACACCGCGGCAGACCACCGGTGCGTCGTGCGGATCCCACCCGCCCGCCGCCCGCTCGCGTACCGCACCAGCAGCACGAGTCCGGACAGCAGCAGCAGGATCAGTGGCGGTAGCGGCACATAGGACAGCCAGACCGGGCCCCGCAGGGCGAGGCCGACGACGGTGACGACGAGGGTCGCGACGAAGGTCAGGGCCAGGCCGCGGTGCCATTGCCGAATTCGCGTGTTCCAGCTCATGGCGACGACGCTAGCCACGGGCGGTGACCAGGACTTCTCGATTCCTGATCGGTTCGCGAAACCCGACGCTCGTACCATGACGGCATGCGATCCGCCGACCCGCTTCGTGACGCCGCGGCGTTGTGGGACATCGCGCTGCCGTCTCGGCCGGATCGTCTCCCGGGAATCAGCATGGCCGGGTTCCGCGGCCGGACCGGCGACCACATCGATATCCGGGTCGTGCCGTATCCCGCTGTCACCGTGTTCGTCGATTTCGGAGACGCGCTGCTGATCGACGCCGGTGGTGGGCGACACCAGCGCGGCACCGTGGTGGTCGGGCTCGCGCCCACCGGGGTGTGGGGCCGCGGCCGCGACATCGACTGTCTGCAGATACGCCTGTCACCGGTGGTCGCGCACGCGGCGCTGGGCGCGGCCACCGAACTGAACGCAACGGTGACCGCTTTGGACGACTTCTGGGGCACCGACGCCGCGCGGGTCCGGGAGCAGTTGCACGCCGCGCGCGGCTGGGACGAGCGGTTCGCGGTCGCCGCGGCAGCGGTCGTTCGGCGGTACCGGGCGGGCCGCCGGGTCGATCCGGAGATCGCCTTCGCCTGGGACCGCATGGTTGCCAGCCGCGGGCAGATCCGAATGGACCGGCTCGCAACCGAATTGGGGTGGAGCCGCTAGCGGCTGTGGTCCCGGTTCCGGGCACAGGTCGGTCTCACCCCCAAGCACGCGGCTCAGCTCGTCCGCTTCGACCACGCGGCGCACCGTCTCGCCGGTGGCGTCAGCGCCGCGGCCGTGGCGGCGGAGAGCGGTTATGCCGACCAGTCCCATCTGCACCGCGACGTCATGACCTTCGCCGGGGTGACTCCGGCGGCCGTCGCCGTCGCGCCCTGGCTCGCGGTGGACGATGTCGAGTGGAGCGCTCCGGAACGGTCGTTCGCACGCTGATCCGGCCCGGCCGGTGACGTCGGCCACAGGGAACATTTGTCCAAGACGCCTCGCGTCGCGCCGGTGATGCTTCCAGTCATCTGGAAGCGCGCCCTGCCCGGTGGGCCGGCGCGATGTGGTCGAGGAGGAGTCATGGACGCGGAGGTCGAATCTCTCGCGGGGCAGCGCATGGCGGCGTTGGTGCGACCGCACCTGCCCGGTTTCGCCGCCGTGGTGGTGTTCCAGGTGATCGCAGCGGTCGCGGGCCTGGCGCCGCTGCTGGCGGTGGTCGAGCTGGGCCGGAACCTGTTGTCGCCCGGCCCGATCGACCACGCCCGCGTCTGGTTCGCGGTCGGCGCCGGTGCGGCCGGACTACTGGTGAAGTTGCTCGGCACGGCCGCGTCCTCGGGTATCGGGCATCTGCTCGACGGCCGGATACAGCTGTCGTTCCGTCGGCAGCTGGCCGATCGGCTGGGCCGGGTGCCGATCGGCTGGTTGTCCCGGCGCCGGACCGGAGAGCTGACCAAGGTGGTGGGGGAGGACGTGAGCGCGGTGCACCCGTTCATCGCCCACACGCCCGGCGAACTGGTCTCGGCGTTCGTGGTGCCGCTGGTGTCGCTGGTCTACCTGTTCACCGTCGACTGGCGGCTCACTCTCGTGACGCTGATCCCGGTCGTACTGGCGGTGGCGGTGGTGCCGTTGATGATGACCCCGCGGCGGCTGCGCGAACAGCGCGAGTTCGATGCGGCGATGGGCCGGATCGCGAACTCGGTGGTGGAGTTCGTGCAGGGCATCTCGGTGGTCAAGGCGTTCGGCGGCGCCGGGCGCGCGCATCGCCGATTCATCACGGCCGCAGACGATTTCGCCGACATCTTCCTGCGGATGGTGCGCGGGCTGGCCGCGCCCGCCGCCGCCATGCAGGTGGTGTTGTCGCCGCCGTTCGTGCTGCTGGCGGTGTTGACCGGGGGTGCGGTGCTGATCACCGGCGGCAGCCTGGCGCCCGCCGATCTGCTGCCGTTCCTCCTGTTGGGGCTGGGACTGACGGCGCCGGTGGCGGCGCTGGGCCACGGCTTCGACGACATGCAGGCCGCGCGCCGCGCCGTCGGCCGCATCCGCGACGTGCTGGCGCAACCGCCGCTGCCCCAACCCGCGCGACCCGTTGTGCCACAGGGGCATCGGGTCGAGCTGCGCGATGTCTGGTTCGGTTACGACGCCGATCGCCCGGTGCTGCGCGGGGTCGACCTGGCGCTGGAGCCGGGCACGGTCACCGCGCTGGTCGGGCCGTCGGGCAGCGGGAAATCCACATTGGTCCAGCTGCTGCCGCGATTCTTCGACCCGGACCGCGGCGCGGTCACCCTGGGCGGGGTCGACCTGCGCGACATCGATCCCGGCGAGCTGTACCGGCGGGTGTCGTTCGTATTCCAGGACGTTCGCCTGCTGCGCGCCTCGGTGGCCGACAACATCGCGCTGGCCGTGCCGCACGCCGACCGTGACGACGTGGTCCGCGCCGCCCGGCTGGCCGGCATCCACGACCGGATTCTGCGACTGCCCGACGGCTACGACACTGTGCTCGGCACCGGGATCGGCCTGTCCGGCGGTGAGGCGCAACGTATTTCGCTCGCCCGCGCCCTACTGGCCGACACGCCCGTGCTGGTGCTCGACGAGGCGACCGCCTTCGCCGACCCGCAGACCGAACAAGCCGTGCGCCGGGCCCTGTCGTCGCTGTCCGGCGACCGGACGATCCTGGTGATCGCCCACCGGCTGGAGACGGTCGCCGACGCCGACACGATCGTGGTGCTCGCGGACGGTGCCGTCGCCGAACAGGGCACACCCGCCGAATTGCTCTCGCGCGACGGCAGATTCGCCGCGTTCTGGCAGTCGCACCGGGCGGCCCGCGCCGACGACATCGACACCTACGCGGTCCTCGCGACCGCATCCGACGATTCGGGAGACGAACTCCGATGATCCGAATGCTGCTGCGCGTGCTGGGCCCCGAGTACGCCCGGCCGGTGCGCCGCACCGTCGCCCTGATGACGGCGGCCGCGATCGCCGAGGGCCTGTCCTACGCCCTGCTGGTCCCCGTGCTGCGCGCCCTGTTCGGTGCCACGCCCGGTGACGCCCGCCCCTGGCTGTTCGCCTTCGCGGGCGCGGTCGCCGGGTACGCGATCCTGCGCTACCGCAGCGATCTGTCCGGCTTCCGGGTCGGGACCACGCTGCTGCGCGGTGTCTATCGCCGCCTGGGCGACCATCTGGCGCGGCTGCCGCTGGGGTGGTACACCGCCGGACGGGTCGGTGAGGTGTCGGTGCTGGCCAGTCGCGGTGTGCTGCAGGCGATGAGCGTGATCGCGCACCTGCTGGCGCCGCTCGTCGCCGCCTCGGTGACGCCCGCGACGATCGTCGTCGTGCTGTTCGCCTTCGACTGGCGGATGGGGTTGGCGGCGGTGGCGGCCGCGCCCGTCGTGGTGGCGATCCAGATCCGGGCCGGGCGCTCGACGGCCGCCACGGACGCCGAGCGGCACGAACGCGAACAGGACGCCACCGGCCGCGTCATCGAGTATCTCCAGGCGCAGCCGGTGCTGCGGGCGGGCGGCCGGACCGTCGAGGGGTTCCGGTCGCTCGACGATTCGCTGCGCGGGCTGCGGCGGGCGTCGCGGCGTTCGACGCTGGCGGCGCTGCCCGGCATCCTGGGCCTGACCCTCACGGTGCAGACGATGTTCACCGTGCTGCTGATCCTCGGCGCCGCCCTGGCGCTCGGCGGAAACATCGGGGCCGCGGAGGTATTGGCGATTCTGGTGCTCGCCGCGCGCTGCGCCGACCCGCTGCTGTCGCTGGCGGAGATCGGCGGCCGGGTCCGCGCCGCACGAGCCGAGCTGATCAGGCTCGACGCGGTGTTGCGCACCGAGCCGCTGCCCGAGCCGACCGAGCCGATCCGGCCCGAGCGCTACGACCTGGCGTTCGAGTCGGTCGCCTTCCGCCACGGTGACCGCGCGGTACTGGACGGTGTGTCGCTGACCGTGCCGCAGGGGCAGCGGCTGGCCGTGGTCGGGCCGTCGGGCGCGGGCAAGAGCACGCTGTTGCAGCTGCTCGCCCGGTTCTACGACGTCGACGCCGGTGCCGTCCGCCTGGGCGGGGTGGACGTGCGCTCGATCGACACCGAGAGCCTGATGGCGCGGATCGCCGTGGTGTTCCAGGACGTCTACCTGTTCGACGGGACGATCGAGGACAACGTGCGGCTCGGCCGTCCCGGCGCCACCGCCGCCGAGGTGCGTGCGGCCGCCGCGGCGGCACGGCTCGACGAGGTGGTCGACCGGCTGCCCGACGGCTGGGCCACCAAGGTGGGGGAGGGTGGCGCACTCCTGTCCGGCGGTGAGCGCCAGCGTGTTTCGGTCGCGCGGGCGCTGCTGAAGGACGCCCCCGTCGTCCTGCTGGACGAGGTCACCTCGGCGCTCGACCCGATCAACGAGACCGCCGTCCACGAAGGCATCGAACAGCTGATGGCGGGCCGCACCGTGGTCCTGGTCGCGCACCGGCTGCGCACCGTGCGCCGCGCCGACCGCATCGTCTTCCTCGACGGCGGCCGCATCGTGGAGGACGGCAGCCACGACGACCTGATCCGCCGCGGTGGCCGCTATGCCGAATTCTGGAACCTGTCGACGGCGGCGGCCCACGGCGACTGAGAACCGTGCCCGTGTCGTCCCGGCACGGTTCTCAGCGCCAGTGCCGGTCGCCGACCGCGCCCGCCTCGGCACCGCCGTCGGCGAAGACGATCTGGCCGGTGACGAAGTGGTTGTCCGCCCCGGCGAGCCAGCAGACGAGTTCGGCGACCCACTCGGGCCGTCCGGGAAATCCGCCGAAGGGCTGAGGCATGCCGGTCTCGATCGAGGCGCGCACGGCGTCGTCGGCGAAAATCCATGCGGCAGCGGGAGTATCGACGACGCCGGGCGCCACCGCGTTCAGGGCGATACCGGCGCCCGCCCACTCGGCGGTGGGCGCGGTCCGGCGCACCCAGCTGTTCAGCGCGCGCTTCGCGGCCCCGTAGCCACCGGCGGGGCCGCCCAGCGCCGGGTCGGCCGCGAGACAGGCGACGGCGCCGGCCTCGTCGCCGTCGAGACACGCCCGCAGAACGCGCTCGTCGACCGGCGCCAGCGACGAGCTGGAGGAGACGGCCACGGCGCGGGGTGCGGGGCTGCGGGCCAGCAGCGGCCGCAGGCCCGCGAGCGTCGCCACGGCGCCGAAGTAGTTCGTCTCCAGCAGACCGGTTCTGCCGCCGCCCGCGATGGCGAGCACCGCGTCGACGGACCCGTATCCGGCGACTTGATCGACCAGCGACCGCCGCCCGGCGGGGGTGGACAGATCGGCTCGGATCTCGGCGTCGTCCAGGTCGCATCCGATCACGGTGGCGCCGCGGTCCCGCAGCAGCGCCGCCGTGGCGGCGCCGATCCCGGAGGCGGACCCGGTGACGACATACGTCCGTCCAGCGGTTCCCTTGTGCGACTGGGTCATTGCGTCCTCTCCCGGCGCGGCTCACGCGGCCACCGGTCGTCCAGCTTATGCGCGGCGGGCGCGAGTCGGGAGCCAGCCGGTCACCGTCGTCGTCTCGAACGAATACCTGCCGGGATCGAAAGTCGAAGCGCCCGAGCCTTTCCGGTCATCGGAGGACGACTCCGGCTCGCACGCGGCGACGCGACAAGCATCGCGGGGGAGCCGAATCGGCGCTGTGGCCGGTATCACGGGCCGAGTCGCGTCGGCGCGCGGCTCGGGGCGGCTACCTTCGGAAGTGATGTTCTCTATTTTCGAGAATGTTCTACGGGAGTGGAGGGAAGACCGTGACTACCTTACCGAGCGGTCTCGCGGATCGCGGTCGCATCCTGCGCGAGATGGGTTTCGGGACCTGGCGGGTGGGCGACGAGCTGCACGGCTCCGCCGAGATCACCCCCGAGATGCACGTTCCCGGCGCCGCGGTGCTGCGCACCTCCGTGCTGGCGACCTGGGCGGACACCGTGTCGGGACTGCTGGCGTCGCTGGTCATGGGTCCCCGGGTGCCCGTGACGCTCGAACTCGATGTGCACCTGTAACGGCCGGCGCCCGCCGCGGGCGAGGTGCGGGCGGTCGGCCGCACGGTGAAGGTCGGCCGTTCGGTGTTCGTGGCCGAGTGCGAGTTCAGCGTGGACGACGAGCCGATCGGTTTCAGCGGCGCCTCGTTCATGGTGGCCCCGGATCCGGATGTGCAACTGCCGTCGTGGCTCAGTGTCGACCTGCCGCGCTCGGCGCAGCGTTTGCCCGTGCCGCTGGCCGAGCGGGCCCGGTGCGAACGTGTCGGCCCCGGAACGGTGTTGTTGCCGCGTACGCCGGAGGGGCTCAACGCGTCCGGCACGGTCAACGGCGGACTGCTCGCGCTGGCCGCCGAGGAGTCGGTGCTCTCGCTGGCCCCGGGCGCGAGCCTGAGCTTCCTCGGCC from Nocardia wallacei carries:
- a CDS encoding SDR family oxidoreductase; the protein is MTQSHKGTAGRTYVVTGSASGIGAATAALLRDRGATVIGCDLDDAEIRADLSTPAGRRSLVDQVAGYGSVDAVLAIAGGGRTGLLETNYFGAVATLAGLRPLLARSPAPRAVAVSSSSSLAPVDERVLRACLDGDEAGAVACLAADPALGGPAGGYGAAKRALNSWVRRTAPTAEWAGAGIALNAVAPGVVDTPAAAWIFADDAVRASIETGMPQPFGGFPGRPEWVAELVCWLAGADNHFVTGQIVFADGGAEAGAVGDRHWR